Proteins found in one Quercus robur chromosome 2, dhQueRobu3.1, whole genome shotgun sequence genomic segment:
- the LOC126695099 gene encoding uncharacterized protein LOC126695099, whose translation MEQSGPTGAQIVHAVFREPLHEILEKVKREPFFQWPNRMVGDPLKRNQNLYCAYHQEPGHTTDECRNLKNYLDRLVREGKLRHLLHCPEQSNVETRQGALRPPIGTINVILAAPGRTGSGPFRVMSVGRFLTEPGERESKRARVGAPPLIGFTEEDK comes from the coding sequence ATGGAACAGTCCGGACCTACTGGGGCTCAGAtagtccacgctgtgttccgagaaccattgCACGAGATCCTGGAGAAAGTGAAGCGCGAACCTTTCTTTCAGTGGCCGAACAGGATGGTGGGCGACCCCTTaaaacgcaatcagaatctataCTGTGCATACCATCAAGAGCCCGGTCACACCACCGACGAGTGCAGGAAcctgaaaaactatttggatcggcttgtccgagaaggaaagctaaggCATCTATTGCACTGCCCTGAGCAGTCGAATGTCGAAACCAGACAAGGCGCATTGAGGCCACccataggcacgataaatgtcattcttgccgctCCAGGGAGAACTGGCTCCGGTCcgttcagagtaatgtcagtgggtAGGTTCCTGACGGAGCCAGGCGAAAGGGAATCCAAAAGAGCCAGAGTGGGGGCCCCGCCATTAATCGGGTTCACGGAGGAGGATAAGTaa
- the LOC126712447 gene encoding CO(2)-response secreted protease-like: MSIKHEVCESDIPHSTTQTHREIYMIMKGNTIFFLFCSLFLVSFLEDTGAAQAGTNYGVYIVYMGAAASTNGSLRDDHAQLMSSVLRRKENTLVHTYRHGFSGFAARISEKEARSIAQKPGVVSVFPDTQVELHTTRSWDFLKYQTSVKIDSKPNTGNDQSSSSVGSDSIIGILDTGIWPESESFNDKDMGPIPSRWKGTCVKADDFNPSNCNRKLIGARSYDDSANIKTTTTKYQKKFDDSAATAPAKLHTPRDTVGHGTHVASTAAGSTVASASYYGLADGTAKGGSPSSRIAMYTVCSSAGCVGSAILAAFDDAIADGVDVLSLSLGAPSYIRIGLKSDPIAIGAFHAVDHGIIVVCSAGNDGPDSESVVNIAPWILTVAASTIDRDFQSKVVLGGNKVIKGEGINFSPLKQSPEYPLIYAKYAKKSGANEAEARNCNPDSMDKNLIKGKIVVCNNVGDENYSAREKISVVKGLGGIGIVLIDDKSSRVASTYGSFPATLIKSNDSAEVLSYINSSSNPVATILPTVAVTEYKPAPAIAYFSARGPSYDTMNVLKPDIAAPGVDILAAWIANDTSQTPQGKEPPLYNVISGTSMACPHVSGVAATVKSQNPTWSPSAIKSAIMTTATQTNNMKAPITTDSGSIATPYDYGAGEVTTSGPLQPGLVYETSTTDYLNYLCYIGLDIDGIKAIAKTIPNDFACPKDSNSDYVSNINYPSIAISKFDGKASKNISRTVTNVGGDGKTVYAVSVDAPSGIVVKVIPDQLTFTKNNEKLSYQVIFSSSTATSLKEDVFGSITWTNGKFKVRSPFVVSSKSGDNDEYVL; this comes from the exons ATGTCTATAAAGCATGAGGTTTGTGAAAGTGATATTCCTCATTCAACAACACAGACACACAGAGAGATCTATATGATAATGAAAGGCAATACGATTTTCTTCTTATTCTGCTCTCTCTTCCTTGTCTCGTTTCTGGAAGATACTGGGGCAGCACAAGCGGGGACTAACTATGGCGTTTATATTGTGTACATGGGGGCTGCGGCTTCCACAAATGGTTCCTTGAGGGATGACCATGCTCAGCTTATGAGCTCTGTGTTAAGAAG GAAAGAAAATACACTAGTACACACCTACAGGCATGGTTTCTCAGGGTTTGCAGCTCGGATATCAGAGAAGGAGGCTCGTTCAATAGCACAGAAACCTGGGGTTGTATCTGTTTTTCCTGATACCCAAGTAGAACTCCACACAACTCGTTCTTGGGATTTCTTAAAGTACCAAACGTCTGTAAAGATTGACTCCAAACCTAATACTGGCAATGATCAATCTTCTTCATCTGTTGGGTCAGACTCAATAATTGGCATATTAGACACAG GGATTTGGCCAGAGTCAGAGAGTTTTAATGACAAGGACATGGGTCCAATTCCGTCAAGGTGGAAGGGAACTTGCGTGAAAGCCGATGATTTCAACCCCTCCAATTGTAATAG GAAGTTGATTGGTGCAAGATCCTACGACGACTCTGCTAatatcaaaacaacaacaacaaaatatcaaaaaaaattcgACGACTCTGCTGCTACAGCCCCAGCAAAGTTGCATACACCTCGTGATACAGTTGGCCATGGTACACACGTGGCATCAACTGCAGCAGGTAGCACCGTAGCCAGTGCATCCTACTACGGTCTAGCAGATGGAACCGCAAAGGGTGGGTCCCCAAGTTCACGAATCGCTATGTATACGGTATGCTCATCCGCCGGTTGTGTTGGGTCTGCGATTCTTGCAGCGTTCGATGATGCAATAGCGGACGGTGTAGATGTCTTGTCGTTGTCTCTTGGCGCACCATCGTATATAAGGATTGGTTTGAAGTCTGATCCAATTGCGATCGGAGCGTTCCACGCAGTGGACCATGGGATCATCGTGGTCTGCTCCGCAGGCAATGATGGCCCCGACTCGGAAAGTGTTGTGAATATTGCTCCTTGGATTTTGACTGTAGCTGCTTCTACTATTGACCGAGATTTCCAATCTAAGGTGGTACTTGGTGGAAACAAAGTGATTAAG GGTGAAGGCATAAATTTCTCTCCACTTAAACAATCTCCTGAATATCCATTGATATATGCTAAGTATGCCAAGAAAAGTGGTGCCAATGAAGCTGAGGCAAG AAACTGCAACCCAGATTCAATGGATAAGAACCTGATCAAGGGGAAGATTGTTGTCTGTAACAATGTCGGCGATGAGAATTATTCAGCGAGAGAGAAGATATCAGTAGTAAAGGGTCTTGGAGGAATCGGTATAGTTTTGATTGACGACAAATCAAGCAGAGTGGCAAGTACTTATGGTTCATTTCCAGCAACTTTGATTAAGTCAAATGATTCTGCTGAAGTCCTCTCCTACATAAACTCAAgcag CAACCCAGTCGCAACAATTCTACCAACAGTAGCAGTGACAGAATATAAGCCAGCACCTGCTATTGCATACTTCTCGGCTAGAGGGCCTTCATATGACACAATGAACGTTCTCAAG CCTGATATTGCAGCACCAGGAGTGGACATACTTGCAGCATGGATTGCAAACGACACATCACAAACTCCTCAAGGAAAAGAACCCCCATTATACAATGTGATCTCAGGAACCTCCATGGCGTGCCCACATGTTTCTGGGGTTGCCGCCACTGTCAAATCACAGAACCCCACGTGGAGTCCATCGGCTATCAAATCAGCCATCATGACAACAG CAACTcaaacaaacaacatgaaagctCCAATAACAACAGATTCAGGTTCAATAGCCACACCTTATGATTATGGTGCAGGGGAAGTAACAACATCTGGACCATTGCAACCAGGGCTAGTGTACGAAACCAGCACCACTGACTACTTGAACTACCTATGCTATATTGGCCTTGATATAGATGGAATTAAAGCAATTGCGAAAACAATTCCCAATGATTTTGCTTGCCCCAAGGACTCGAACAGTGATTACGTATCCAATATCAACTACCCTTCAATTGCAATCTCCAAATTCGATGGAAAAGCGAGCAAGAATATAAGCAGAACGGTAACTAACGTTGGTGGGGATGGTAAAACGGTTTATGCTGTAAGTGTGGATGCACCTAGCGGAATAGTTGTCAAAGTGATTCCAGATCAACTGACATTTACAAAGAACAATGAGAAGCTGAGCTACCAagtgattttttcttcttccactGCAACCTCATTGAAGGAAGATGTATTTGGATCAATCACTTGGACTAACGGAAAATTCAAAGTCCGGAGTCCATTTGTAGTAAGCAGTAAAAGCGGTGACAACGACGAGTATGTGCTCTAA
- the LOC126712446 gene encoding SKP1-like protein 1B, whose product MSSRKITLKSSDGETFEVEEVVALESQTIKHMIEDDCADNGIPLPNVTSKILSKVIEYCKKHVETPKAEDRVASADEELKNWDLEFVKVDQATLFDLILAANYLNIKSLLDLTCQTVADMIKGKTPEEIRKTFNIKNDFTPEEEEEVRRENQWAFE is encoded by the exons ATGTCGTCGAGGAAGATAACGCTGAAGAGCTCGGACGGAGAGACGTTCGAGGTGGAGGAAGTGGTGGCGTTGGAATCTCAGACGATAAAGCACATGATTGAAGACGATTGCGCCGACAATGGAATCCCTCTGCCGAACGTGACCAGCAAGATCTTGTCGAAGGTCATCGAGTACTGCAAAAAGCACGTCGAGACCCCGAAAGCCGAGGACCGTGTCGCCTCTGCCGATGAGGAGCTCAAGAACTGGGACCTCGAGTTTGTCAAAGTCGACCAGGCCACCCTCTTCGATCTCATCTTG GCTGCAAATTATCTGAACATCAAGAGCTTGCTGGATCTGACTTGCCAAACAGTGGCAGACATGATCAAGGGCAAAACACCTGAGGAAATCCGCAAGACGTTCAACATCAAGAATGACTTCACACccgaggaagaggaggaggttCGCAGGGAGAACCAATGGGCCTTTGAgtga